One segment of Macrotis lagotis isolate mMagLag1 chromosome 1, bilby.v1.9.chrom.fasta, whole genome shotgun sequence DNA contains the following:
- the NECTIN3 gene encoding nectin-3 isoform X1, with translation MARTPGQLGAARAPAARLPPPPPPPLLLLFPLLVFARLCGALAGPIIVEPYVTAVWGKNVSLKCIIEVNETITQVSWEKIQGKSSQTVAVHHPQYGFSVQEAYQGRVLFKNHSLNDATIILRNIDFSDSGEYICKAVTFPLGNAQSSTTVTVLVEPTVSLKKGSYPLIDGGNETVAAICTAATGKPVAHIDWEGDLGEMESTVTSFPNETVTVVSHYKLIPTKFARGRRITCVVRHPALEKEIRYSFMLDIQYAPEVSVTGYDGNWFVGRMNVNLKCNADANPPPSQSKWSRLDGQWPDGLEISENTLYFINPLTYNYSGVYICKVTNSLGQRSAQKIIYILDPPTTTTLPPTVQWRFSTVEFEDVDAPPKKLPFPLSTLATIKDGTIGTIIGGAVGGALFLILVSVLVGIFFYRRRRTFRGDYFAKNYIPPTDMQKESQIDVLHQDELDSYPDSVKKENKHPANNLISKDYLEETEKSQWNNVENLNRFERPMDYYEDIKMGMKFVGDESYDDNEDDLVSHVDGSVISRREWYV, from the exons gtgcCTTAGCTGGACCAATCATTGTGGAACCATATGTCACAGCAGTGTGGGGAAAGAATGTTTCATTGAAGTGTATAATTGAAGTAAACGAAACTATAACACAAGTTTCATGGGAGAAGATTCAAGGCAAAAGTTCACAGACTGTTGCAGTTCATCATCCTCAATATGGATTCTCTGTTCAAGAGGCTTATCAAGGGAGAGtgttatttaaaaatcattcactCAATGATGCAACAATTATTCTTCGCAATATAGACTTCTCTGATTCAGGAGAATATATATGCAAAGCAGTTACATTCCCATTAGGAAATGCACAGTCATCTACAACTGTAACTGTACTGG tTGAACCCACTGTGAGCTTAAAAAAAGGATCATATCCTCTAATTGATGGTGGAAATGAAACAGTAGCAGCTATTTGTACAGCAGCCACCGGAAAACCAGTTGCACATATTGACTGGGAAGGTGATCTTGGTGAAATGGAATCCACTGTTACTTCTTTTCCTAATGAGACTGTCACAGTCGTAAGCCATTATAAGCTTATTCCAACCAAATTTGCTCGAGGAAGACGTATTACTTGTGTTGTGAGGCATCCTgctttggaaaaggaaattcgATACTCTTTTATGCTGGATATTCAAT atgcCCCTGAAGTTTCAGTCACAGGGTATGATGGGAATTGGTTTGTTGGAAGAATGAATGTTAATCTCAAGTGTAATGCAGATGCAAATCCACCACCTTCACAGTCTAAATGGAGCAG GTTGGATGGACAGTGGCCTGATGGTTTAGAGATTTCAGAAAATACTCTATATTTTATCAATCCACTGACTTACAATTACTCCGGTGTTTATATCTGTAAGGTTACAAATTCCCTTGGCCAAAGAAGTGCCCAAAAGATCATCTATATATTAG ATCCTCCTACTACTACCACCTTACCACCTACAGTTCAGTGGCGTTTCTCAACAGTTGAATTCGAAGATGTAGATGCACCACCTAAAAAATTGCCTTTCCCATTATCAACTTTGGCAACAATTAAGGATGGCACAATTGGCACCATCATCGGTGGTGCAGTGGGTGGGGCTCTCTTCCTGATACTTGTAAGTGTTTTGGTTGGAATATTCTTCTATAGGAGAAGACGGACGTTCCGAGGTGACTACTTTGCTAAGAACTACATTCCACCAACAGATATGCAAAAAGAATCACAAATTGATGTTCTTCATCAAGATGAGCTTGATTCTTACCCTGACagtgtaaaaaaagaaaataagcatccAGCTAACAATCTAATATCTAAAGACTACttagaagaaactgaaaaatctcAGTGGAACAATGTAGAAAATCTGAACAGGTTTGAAAGACCAATGGATTATTATGAAGAtataaaaatgggaatgaaaTTTGTTGGTGATGAAAGTTATGATGACAACGAAGATGACTTAGTTTCACATGTAGATGGTTCAGTAATTTCCAGGAGGGAGTGGTATGTTTAG
- the NECTIN3 gene encoding nectin-3 isoform X2 translates to MLIGSKCLAQGALAGPIIVEPYVTAVWGKNVSLKCIIEVNETITQVSWEKIQGKSSQTVAVHHPQYGFSVQEAYQGRVLFKNHSLNDATIILRNIDFSDSGEYICKAVTFPLGNAQSSTTVTVLVEPTVSLKKGSYPLIDGGNETVAAICTAATGKPVAHIDWEGDLGEMESTVTSFPNETVTVVSHYKLIPTKFARGRRITCVVRHPALEKEIRYSFMLDIQYAPEVSVTGYDGNWFVGRMNVNLKCNADANPPPSQSKWSRLDGQWPDGLEISENTLYFINPLTYNYSGVYICKVTNSLGQRSAQKIIYILDPPTTTTLPPTVQWRFSTVEFEDVDAPPKKLPFPLSTLATIKDGTIGTIIGGAVGGALFLILVSVLVGIFFYRRRRTFRGDYFAKNYIPPTDMQKESQIDVLHQDELDSYPDSVKKENKHPANNLISKDYLEETEKSQWNNVENLNRFERPMDYYEDIKMGMKFVGDESYDDNEDDLVSHVDGSVISRREWYV, encoded by the exons gtgcCTTAGCTGGACCAATCATTGTGGAACCATATGTCACAGCAGTGTGGGGAAAGAATGTTTCATTGAAGTGTATAATTGAAGTAAACGAAACTATAACACAAGTTTCATGGGAGAAGATTCAAGGCAAAAGTTCACAGACTGTTGCAGTTCATCATCCTCAATATGGATTCTCTGTTCAAGAGGCTTATCAAGGGAGAGtgttatttaaaaatcattcactCAATGATGCAACAATTATTCTTCGCAATATAGACTTCTCTGATTCAGGAGAATATATATGCAAAGCAGTTACATTCCCATTAGGAAATGCACAGTCATCTACAACTGTAACTGTACTGG tTGAACCCACTGTGAGCTTAAAAAAAGGATCATATCCTCTAATTGATGGTGGAAATGAAACAGTAGCAGCTATTTGTACAGCAGCCACCGGAAAACCAGTTGCACATATTGACTGGGAAGGTGATCTTGGTGAAATGGAATCCACTGTTACTTCTTTTCCTAATGAGACTGTCACAGTCGTAAGCCATTATAAGCTTATTCCAACCAAATTTGCTCGAGGAAGACGTATTACTTGTGTTGTGAGGCATCCTgctttggaaaaggaaattcgATACTCTTTTATGCTGGATATTCAAT atgcCCCTGAAGTTTCAGTCACAGGGTATGATGGGAATTGGTTTGTTGGAAGAATGAATGTTAATCTCAAGTGTAATGCAGATGCAAATCCACCACCTTCACAGTCTAAATGGAGCAG GTTGGATGGACAGTGGCCTGATGGTTTAGAGATTTCAGAAAATACTCTATATTTTATCAATCCACTGACTTACAATTACTCCGGTGTTTATATCTGTAAGGTTACAAATTCCCTTGGCCAAAGAAGTGCCCAAAAGATCATCTATATATTAG ATCCTCCTACTACTACCACCTTACCACCTACAGTTCAGTGGCGTTTCTCAACAGTTGAATTCGAAGATGTAGATGCACCACCTAAAAAATTGCCTTTCCCATTATCAACTTTGGCAACAATTAAGGATGGCACAATTGGCACCATCATCGGTGGTGCAGTGGGTGGGGCTCTCTTCCTGATACTTGTAAGTGTTTTGGTTGGAATATTCTTCTATAGGAGAAGACGGACGTTCCGAGGTGACTACTTTGCTAAGAACTACATTCCACCAACAGATATGCAAAAAGAATCACAAATTGATGTTCTTCATCAAGATGAGCTTGATTCTTACCCTGACagtgtaaaaaaagaaaataagcatccAGCTAACAATCTAATATCTAAAGACTACttagaagaaactgaaaaatctcAGTGGAACAATGTAGAAAATCTGAACAGGTTTGAAAGACCAATGGATTATTATGAAGAtataaaaatgggaatgaaaTTTGTTGGTGATGAAAGTTATGATGACAACGAAGATGACTTAGTTTCACATGTAGATGGTTCAGTAATTTCCAGGAGGGAGTGGTATGTTTAG
- the NECTIN3 gene encoding nectin-3 isoform X3 — protein MFICCSCYGALAGPIIVEPYVTAVWGKNVSLKCIIEVNETITQVSWEKIQGKSSQTVAVHHPQYGFSVQEAYQGRVLFKNHSLNDATIILRNIDFSDSGEYICKAVTFPLGNAQSSTTVTVLVEPTVSLKKGSYPLIDGGNETVAAICTAATGKPVAHIDWEGDLGEMESTVTSFPNETVTVVSHYKLIPTKFARGRRITCVVRHPALEKEIRYSFMLDIQYAPEVSVTGYDGNWFVGRMNVNLKCNADANPPPSQSKWSRLDGQWPDGLEISENTLYFINPLTYNYSGVYICKVTNSLGQRSAQKIIYILDPPTTTTLPPTVQWRFSTVEFEDVDAPPKKLPFPLSTLATIKDGTIGTIIGGAVGGALFLILVSVLVGIFFYRRRRTFRGDYFAKNYIPPTDMQKESQIDVLHQDELDSYPDSVKKENKHPANNLISKDYLEETEKSQWNNVENLNRFERPMDYYEDIKMGMKFVGDESYDDNEDDLVSHVDGSVISRREWYV, from the exons gtgcCTTAGCTGGACCAATCATTGTGGAACCATATGTCACAGCAGTGTGGGGAAAGAATGTTTCATTGAAGTGTATAATTGAAGTAAACGAAACTATAACACAAGTTTCATGGGAGAAGATTCAAGGCAAAAGTTCACAGACTGTTGCAGTTCATCATCCTCAATATGGATTCTCTGTTCAAGAGGCTTATCAAGGGAGAGtgttatttaaaaatcattcactCAATGATGCAACAATTATTCTTCGCAATATAGACTTCTCTGATTCAGGAGAATATATATGCAAAGCAGTTACATTCCCATTAGGAAATGCACAGTCATCTACAACTGTAACTGTACTGG tTGAACCCACTGTGAGCTTAAAAAAAGGATCATATCCTCTAATTGATGGTGGAAATGAAACAGTAGCAGCTATTTGTACAGCAGCCACCGGAAAACCAGTTGCACATATTGACTGGGAAGGTGATCTTGGTGAAATGGAATCCACTGTTACTTCTTTTCCTAATGAGACTGTCACAGTCGTAAGCCATTATAAGCTTATTCCAACCAAATTTGCTCGAGGAAGACGTATTACTTGTGTTGTGAGGCATCCTgctttggaaaaggaaattcgATACTCTTTTATGCTGGATATTCAAT atgcCCCTGAAGTTTCAGTCACAGGGTATGATGGGAATTGGTTTGTTGGAAGAATGAATGTTAATCTCAAGTGTAATGCAGATGCAAATCCACCACCTTCACAGTCTAAATGGAGCAG GTTGGATGGACAGTGGCCTGATGGTTTAGAGATTTCAGAAAATACTCTATATTTTATCAATCCACTGACTTACAATTACTCCGGTGTTTATATCTGTAAGGTTACAAATTCCCTTGGCCAAAGAAGTGCCCAAAAGATCATCTATATATTAG ATCCTCCTACTACTACCACCTTACCACCTACAGTTCAGTGGCGTTTCTCAACAGTTGAATTCGAAGATGTAGATGCACCACCTAAAAAATTGCCTTTCCCATTATCAACTTTGGCAACAATTAAGGATGGCACAATTGGCACCATCATCGGTGGTGCAGTGGGTGGGGCTCTCTTCCTGATACTTGTAAGTGTTTTGGTTGGAATATTCTTCTATAGGAGAAGACGGACGTTCCGAGGTGACTACTTTGCTAAGAACTACATTCCACCAACAGATATGCAAAAAGAATCACAAATTGATGTTCTTCATCAAGATGAGCTTGATTCTTACCCTGACagtgtaaaaaaagaaaataagcatccAGCTAACAATCTAATATCTAAAGACTACttagaagaaactgaaaaatctcAGTGGAACAATGTAGAAAATCTGAACAGGTTTGAAAGACCAATGGATTATTATGAAGAtataaaaatgggaatgaaaTTTGTTGGTGATGAAAGTTATGATGACAACGAAGATGACTTAGTTTCACATGTAGATGGTTCAGTAATTTCCAGGAGGGAGTGGTATGTTTAG